In Flavobacteriales bacterium, the DNA window TGGACCTTATGATCCACGATCTCGATATCGTTCTGAGCATCGTCAACAGCACCGTTAAGCGCGTTTCGGCGAGCGGCGTCAGCGTGGTTAGCGAGAGTCCGGATATCGCCAATGCACGAGTCGAGTTCGATAACGGCTGCGTAGCTAACCTCACTAGCAGTCGCATATCGATGAAGAATATGCGGAAAACCCGAATTTTTCAGCGCGACGCCTACATTTCGGTTGATTTCCTGACCAAGGAGACGGAGATCGTTCGCATGAAAAACGTCAAAGGCGAGCTCGAGGATTACGCCATGGTGCTCGACCTAGAAAACGGCAATCAAAAGCAGATCTATTTCGAAAAGCCCGAAGTACCGAGCAACAACGCCATTCTCGACGAACTAAATTCACTTGCCCACTCGATTCGGAACAACACCGAAACCGCTGTGACGTTAGAAGATGGACACGCGGCCCTGAAACTGGCAACGGGCATCATATCTAAATTCAACGACCAACTCAAGCCGATTAGCGAGTGAAACGCTTTTTTATCTTCTTAGTGGCGGCCTCAACGGCCGGATGTGGACTTTCCGAACCCCCGGAGCAGATCCCGGGCTACGTTCAAATCGAGGACATTTCAGTAACGACGAATTCCGGAGAAGGAAGTAACAGCGACAATATCAGCGACTGTTGGGTGTACGTAGAGGATCCCGAGCTCGGTTTCGTGCTCCAAGGAGTCTATGAAATGCCCGCGAGCTTTCCGATCATCGGCGAGGGAAATACCCCAGTTCGTATTCAGGGAGGAGTTCGTATTTCGGGGCTGAGCTCGGCCCGACAATTATACCCATTCTACAGACCGTATTTGGATACGGTGAAATTAACACCAAACGGTAACGCCAAGATCGAACCCGTCGTGGACTATTACCCCGGAGTGGTCTTCGATTGGATGGAAGATGCCGAAGATCCAGGCCTGAGCATGGAAGCTACAGAAAGCTCCGACACTACCCTTCTGCGTATTACCGGATCTGAGGCCTTTGAAGGAAACGCCTCCTTGGCCTATTACGTAGACACGGCAAACCCGTTGTTCTTTGGGGTAACGGTAGACGAATTCGTTTTACCCAAAGGCGGACGGCCTGTTTTCCTCGAAGTGGATTACAAGTGCAACTACGAATGGATCATAGGACTTCTAGGCAATACCCCTAACGGCGTTACGGACTTTATTGCGTTGACGATCAGACCGAAGGAAGAGTGGAACAAACTCTACATTCAGTTGACCAACCAAGTCAGCGCAGCAGGTAATTTGGATGCTACCTCGTTCAAGATTTACTTTGCCTCGCTTCTGAATCCCGATCTTCAGGACGAGGGATATGTATATATCGACAACATCAAGCTGGTTTATTGATGAATAGACGTCTACACGTCCTTAAATACCTTGCATTCGACATCGTAGCAGCCGGTGCTGCGTGGGCGTTGTTTTACGCATACCGAAAAACGGTCATTGAATCTGCCAAGTTTGGAATCAAAGTACCCCTCGACTACGATACGAAGTTCTATTGGAGTCTCGTGGCCATCGTGATCTTCTGGATCACGATGTACTGGTCATCGGGCTATTATCGCGATATCTACAGAAAGTCTCGCGTTCAGGAATTGGGTCAAACCATTTTCCATTCGCTACTGAGTACGGTCATCATTTTCTTCGTCTTAATTCTGGATGACACCATCGTCAGCTACAAAAGTTACTACAGCTCCTTTTTCACCCTTCTGGGACTACACTTTGGCATTACCTACATACCGAGGTTTTTCTTGACCACACATACGGCCAGGCGTGTTCACAGGCGCGAGATCGGTTTCCCTACTCTATTGATCGGAAGTAACGAAAATGCCGTTGAACTCTATCAGGAGTTAGAAAGTGCCCGTAAATCGAGCGGAAACAAATTCGTGGGGTTCGTAAGTGTAAACAACAATATTGAGTTCTTGGCCTCCAATGAACTTAACCACCTTGGAACTTATCAAGAGCTTCCGGAGGTTATTGATAAATACGAGATAGAAGAAGTGATCATAGCCCTCGAATCGACCGAACACAGCCGAATCGAGGAAATTCTCAACCTCCTGGAGCCGGTGCCTGTAGTGATCAAGATCATTCCCGACACCTACGACATTCTCTCCGGAAAAGTACGCATGCAGTCGATCTTTGGAACTCCGTTGATCGAGATCCAACACGACCTCATGCCCCTGTGGCAATTCACCGTTAAACGAGGTCTCGATATTTTACTTTCGATCGTTTTTATGTTCTTGCTGTCTCCCGTGTTTCTGTTTACCGCAGTAATGACAGCGTTAAGCTCTCCCGGTCCGATTTTGTTTCGGCAAGAACGCGTTGGACTAAATCGCAAGCCATTCAAGATCATCAAGTTTCGTTCGATGTACCAAGATGCTGAGAAGATGGGGCCTCAATTATCGAGCGAGGACGATCCGAGAATTACAAAATGGGGACGGGTCATGCGAAAGTTTCGCCTCGATGAGCTCCCCCAACTGTGGAATGTTTTGATCGGTGACATGTCGTTCGTTGGTCCACGAGCAGAACGAAAATTCTACATCGATCAAATTGAACAAAAAGCCCCGCATTACCGTCACTTGCATAGAGTTAAACCGGGCATTACGAGCTGGGGAGTGGTGAAATACGGGTATGCTGAAAACGTGGATGAAATGGTTCAGCGGATGAAGTACGACATCATTTACATCGAGAACATGTCGCTGTTCATCGACATTAAAATATTGATCTACACTATATTAATAGTCCTTCAGGGACGTGGAAAATAAGCACTAGACTATGAAGAATATTACTGTCATCGGCGCTGGAACCATGGGGAATGGTATTGCTCATGTTTTTGCACAAAGTGGATACGACGTACACTTGGTAGATGTGAACCAAGACGCACTTAACCGAGGGGTGGCGACCATTACCAAGAACTTGGACCGAATGATCGCAAAGGAAAAGATCAGCGAATCGGAAAAAGAAGCGACGTTGGCTCACCTGAATGCCGTAACCGATTTAGCCGGCGGATGCCAGAATGCAGACCTAGTCGTTGAAGCTGCCACAGAAAATGTGGACCTGAAGTTGAAGATCTTTAGTCAACTCGAAGAGCTGTGTGGACCCAATACAGTATTGGCCTCTAACACTTCTTCAATTTCAATCACTAAAATCGCCGCTGCTACCAAGCGGGCCGATAAAATCATTGGAATGCACTTCATGAACCCGGTACCCATCATGAAACTGGTTGAGGTCATTCGAGGATATGCCACAAGTGATGAAGTTACAGACCGTATCATGGAGCTTTCGCGGAACTTGGGAAAAGTGCCTGTGGAGGTAAATGACTACCCTGGTTTCGTGGCCAATCGCATTTTGATGCCAATGATCAACGAAGCTATCATTTCATTACATGAAGGCGTTGCCGGAGTTGAGGAGATCGATACGGTGATGAAACTCGGCATGGCACATCCGATGGGGCCACTTCAGCTCGCAGATTTCATTGGACTCGACGTATGCCTTTCTATCCTGAACGTGCTATACGAAGGCCTTGGAAACCCAAAGTACGCCACCTGTCCATTACTGGTGAATATGGTTACGGCCGGAAAAATGGGAGTGAAATCAGGCGAAGGTTTCTACGATTACAGCGAAGGGCCCAAAGCCGCCAAACTGAGCGCTCAGTTCGCTAAGTAAGAAAATCAGCTCCTTCTTCCGTGCTGCTTAGATCAGTATCCTCTTCTACGGGAGGATAACTGTAATTGTAAATGTGCAAGAAGGCCACGACGAGAAAAATGTTGAAGTAGCGCGTTACTATATTCCCGGCAGCGTAGCCGACAACGGCCGGAGTCCGAAAGAACAGCAGTCCCATTACCACTCCGGAAAATAAGGCCATCAAGAACACCGACAAGAACAATAGGAAAACGGTCCACCATTTATCGATGATCATGCGGTAGCTCGCTGTGATCGCATCGACGTATTTAAGGTCCAAGAAAAGCACGAAATACAACGACATTGACCAGCATACCGCCAAGAATAACCCGGGTAAGATAAAGAGCAACAGAGGGACAATAAGGAGAATTCCCACTAGAAATGCTGTACCAAACAAGGGAAGCCATTTTTTACCTGCTACGCGAAATAGCTCATCGGTTTTCACCTCCTGACCGCCCCAAAAGCGAAAGATGGCCCAAGAATTCACGGCAAAAAAGGCCAGACCTATCAGAGCCGCGAAAATATTGATCCAAGCATCGAGGCGATATTCCTGAGAAACTCGACTCATTGACTCTAGATCCATGGTCATAAGCACTTCCGAAATAGCCTGCGTATAGTCAGATGTGATCCATTGAACGAAGGACAAGGGTATATAGTAAAGGGCAAAGACCGCCAGCCAAAAGGCTTTGTGTTTGGCAATCACCTCGTTGGTGTCGGCCATGATGAGGCTAAAGGATATGCGAGAAATGCGTTGGTTCATTACGGTATTTGATTTCAGCCGAAAATAGCGAATACCTGTAAAATTGTCGTTAATTTCGGAGCTATGGATTTTAGCGTACTCCTGACCTCCGAAGGCCTCGTTGCCCTACTCACCCTCTCCTTCCTAGAGATTGTACTCGGAATCGACAACATCATATTCATTTCGATACTAACGAACAGGCTCCCAGAAGATCGAAGACCGAAGGCACGAGCAGGAGGTATTGGTTTGGCCTTGGTGGCGCGCATTGTCATGTTGCTGGGTATCACCTGGATCATCGGGTTCACTCAACCTCTGTTCGAGGTACTCGGTCATGAGTTCACCGGGCGCGATCTGATCTTGTTTTTTGGAGGACTCTTTTTACTCGGGAAATCGACCTATGAAATTCACCACAAAATTGAAGGCGAGGAACACGGGGAATCATCGGGCCGCGAGGCCCTGAAAAAGGGCTTCGTTGGCATATTGGTTCAAATTGCCTTGCTCGATATCGTGTTCTCATTCGATTCCATTTTGACCGCGGTCGGAATGACGAAACACGTTAG includes these proteins:
- a CDS encoding Gfo/Idh/MocA family oxidoreductase, producing the protein MKLKAGVLGAGHLGKIHIKLLIQSEEYELVGFYDPNPENSAVVSEEYGIQSYDSIEVLIDAVDVVDIVTPTLSHYDCAVQALRKSKHVFIEKPITNTVAEAEELIRLAKEASVKAQVGHVERFNPAFTTARPFINQPMFIETHRLAQFNPRGTDVPVVLDLMIHDLDIVLSIVNSTVKRVSASGVSVVSESPDIANARVEFDNGCVANLTSSRISMKNMRKTRIFQRDAYISVDFLTKETEIVRMKNVKGELEDYAMVLDLENGNQKQIYFEKPEVPSNNAILDELNSLAHSIRNNTETAVTLEDGHAALKLATGIISKFNDQLKPISE
- a CDS encoding sugar transferase — encoded protein: MNRRLHVLKYLAFDIVAAGAAWALFYAYRKTVIESAKFGIKVPLDYDTKFYWSLVAIVIFWITMYWSSGYYRDIYRKSRVQELGQTIFHSLLSTVIIFFVLILDDTIVSYKSYYSSFFTLLGLHFGITYIPRFFLTTHTARRVHRREIGFPTLLIGSNENAVELYQELESARKSSGNKFVGFVSVNNNIEFLASNELNHLGTYQELPEVIDKYEIEEVIIALESTEHSRIEEILNLLEPVPVVIKIIPDTYDILSGKVRMQSIFGTPLIEIQHDLMPLWQFTVKRGLDILLSIVFMFLLSPVFLFTAVMTALSSPGPILFRQERVGLNRKPFKIIKFRSMYQDAEKMGPQLSSEDDPRITKWGRVMRKFRLDELPQLWNVLIGDMSFVGPRAERKFYIDQIEQKAPHYRHLHRVKPGITSWGVVKYGYAENVDEMVQRMKYDIIYIENMSLFIDIKILIYTILIVLQGRGK
- a CDS encoding 3-hydroxybutyryl-CoA dehydrogenase, yielding MKNITVIGAGTMGNGIAHVFAQSGYDVHLVDVNQDALNRGVATITKNLDRMIAKEKISESEKEATLAHLNAVTDLAGGCQNADLVVEAATENVDLKLKIFSQLEELCGPNTVLASNTSSISITKIAAATKRADKIIGMHFMNPVPIMKLVEVIRGYATSDEVTDRIMELSRNLGKVPVEVNDYPGFVANRILMPMINEAIISLHEGVAGVEEIDTVMKLGMAHPMGPLQLADFIGLDVCLSILNVLYEGLGNPKYATCPLLVNMVTAGKMGVKSGEGFYDYSEGPKAAKLSAQFAK
- a CDS encoding TerC family protein, whose translation is MDFSVLLTSEGLVALLTLSFLEIVLGIDNIIFISILTNRLPEDRRPKARAGGIGLALVARIVMLLGITWIIGFTQPLFEVLGHEFTGRDLILFFGGLFLLGKSTYEIHHKIEGEEHGESSGREALKKGFVGILVQIALLDIVFSFDSILTAVGMTKHVSVMIVAVIISLVIMLIFSGAIANFIEKHPTLQMLALSFLILIGFLLIADSFHYHVPKGYVYFAVFFSLTVEILNMRMQRNRKKKN